DNA from Rubripirellula lacrimiformis:
TCAACCGCGGTCATTTCCCCCCCGGTTAACCTCGCGACAATTCGTTTCCCCCCGAAGAGAAAACTGATGAAGCAACTGATTGGACTTGGACGCGACACATGGTGGCTGTGGCTGGGATTTTTTGTGTTGACGATCGCATTCTCGTTGGTCGTCGGCAAATTTTTCTTGCTGCTGTTACCTTGCCTGCCGATCCCATTCATCTATTTCGCGTTCAACCGATACGACGAAGACGGAAACGAAAAAGCCGATTTGGGCGATTAAGGTTCGAATCGCAGTGCCGCTCGCCCGTCGGTCGACCGGTTCGGAAACGACCGACCACCGACGGATTCGGCCAGCCACTGAACAGCCAACCCGATCATGGGGTGTCGACCATCGGTCAATTCGGGATGGACACTAAAACACAGCACGCGGCCGTCCCCGAATTGGCCGCGAACTGCCGCCGAAGTCCCCGCCATCACTCCCCGTGGCGATCCGTTCTTGGAAATTTCCGAGTCATAGATGGCTAGGCTCTCGTAGTCCGGGACCTCGGGATCGTCCCATTCCCGCCGCGCCAGCAGCGGCCCTTGCGCGTAATAGATCGACATGTCGCGGCGATCGTGCCCGAACAAGGCAGCCCCATCGGGTGATAGCCGGATCGACACCGTGCCATTTCCGCGATTCCAATGCCGTCGATCAACGACCTTGGCATCGATCAAATTCAGCGACCAGGAATAGTCATTGGTTGCTAGATAGGCGCCGGCGCAAACGCCAAGGTACCCGCCCCCACCGCGGACGAATTCTCGCACTGCCTGTGATCCTTCGGGACCAAGCGTCTTGCCCTGCTTGCTACCGCTGCCGCCCGGGTGCACCAAGACATCGACCTGCATCAGTCCGCCGCTGCGAATCTGTTCAGCCGCAATCCGAGTGACCTGAAACCTGTCGTCCTTGGCGGACTGCAAAGCAGCGATCAACTTCTCGCTGCTCTTGCCCACCCCGGGTCCCTCGAAAACGGCAACCCGAACCGGCGGTTCTTCTGCCCATCCCTCCGGCCACCCCAAGACGGGGAAGAGCAACCACAAAACCAGGGCTCGCAAAATCATCAACATCTCGCTCACGTTGGATCGAATCGGCCGCTAGCAGAAGCCCCGCTAACAAAAGCCCGCGACTGAAACATCGTGTTTGCCAGCGCCACGTCGACGTCCCAGTTCATGATGCCCGACCATTCTAGTCCGCCACTCCCCACCCAGCACAACCGCGGGGGGGGCAGTCGCTGCCGGACGCCGAATCGCGAAACACGGGGAATTCGCCGCGAATTGTCGGGTCTGTAGCCCGCGTTTCGGCGTCGGGAGAGCAGGGCGGGCCCGGATCTTGGAAAATTTCCGCACCAAGGACTTTTGTGACCTAGGTTTCTAATAGACCAGAAAGTCCCCTCTGTCCCGAACCCAAAATCCATGACTCCTTCGCCAGCCTCGAACCGACGACGCTTCCGTCGCGACTCCAATCGCAGCGGCATTGCGACGGTTGAATTCGCCATCGTGTTGCCCGTTCTGTTCGTGCTGACCCTCGGCACCATCGACGTCTGTTCGGTGATGTTCTTGAAAGAGTCGGCCGTGCTAGCAGCCTACGAAGGTGCTCGCCAGGGCGTCGCCCGCGGCCGAACCAACGCCAACGTCACCACACGAGTTCGCGAGTTCTTGGATGAACGGAACATCCAATACCAATCGGGCAGTGTCTGCACCTTCAGTTCGCCGGGATTCGAGTCCGCCGAAACGTTGGAAAACGTCACGGTCACGGTCAACATCCCCGCGGCCGGGAACCTACTGATTCCCACCGAGCGATTCGCTGAACTGATTGTCACCGCAAGCGTCACGATGCGAAAAGAGTACGAGAACTTAACCAACAACTAGTCGTTGTCGTCACGCCCTTAAATTCACTATGAAAAGACACAACCAATCACGACCGATTCGCCGACGACGCCGATGTGGGCAGTCACGTCTAGGCGCATCAGCCGTTGAATTCGCAATCATCGCCAACATTCTGTTGTTGATCATCCTGACGTGCATGGAATTTGCGCGGATGAACATGGTCCGCAACTTGGCACAGGATGCGGCTTACTATGCCGCTCGCCATGCGATTGTTCCGGGAGCAACTTCGGCCGAAGCCGAAGGCGAAGCCAACCGCATCATGGGGTCGCTGTTAACGAACGGTTACAGCGTGGCGGTATCCGAGCTGGATTCCGAATCGACCAACGTGACGGTCACCGTCACGGTCGACTTGGGCGAAGTTGCAATGTTCGCACCGTTCTTCCTGCCAGAGTCGGACATTTCATCCACCGTACGGATGCGAACCGAACGTTACGACGGATTCTACGAACAGTGATCCCCGGTCAGACCGTGCAGCGTCCGCGCATTTGTGCGCAGCGGGCGTTTGGCATCGCCTGATTGCCCCCATCGATTGAAAAACACCATGTCCGGAAACAAGATCATGAACACCGACCGAAAGTCCGTCGCATCGACAGTGACCAACCGTTGTGCAGACCACGCGGCAACGAATCCATTGACAACGCGTTCCGCCATCGCTGGACGGAACCGCCGAGGCGCGGTCTTGGGCTTGTTGGCGGTACTGCTTCCGGTGCTGGCAATCCTATCGGCGTTCTGTATCAACACCGCGCAAATGCAATTGACGCGTACCGAGCTGATGGTAGCGACCGACGCTGCTGCCCGTGCCGGCGGACGCGCACTGAGCGAAACGCAAGAAGTGTCGGCGGCCAAAACCGCTGCTGCGACCACAGCCGCCATGAACTTGGTCAACGGCGAACCGCTGCAACTTCGGACCGATGATGCTGCGAACGAAATCGAATTCGGTATCACCACCCAACCCAACGGTTTGAATGGACGATACGTCTTCCAGAAGATCCCCACCGCGCAAGTGGCCAGCGGCAACGAAGTGGCTAGCGCGATGCGAGTCCTAGGCCGGCGTGACAGCGGGTCATTGTCGGGACGCGTCCCCTTGGTCATTCCGGGCGTGTTGAACGCCAGCGACTTTGAATCCACCCAGGACGCGGTCGCGATGCAAGTCGACCGTGACATCTCGATCGTGTTGGACCGATCCGGTTCCATGAGCTGGATCACCTTCGATTGGCCAAACGGAACATCGCCTTGGAACAATACCGTTCGCAACGCAGCGATTGACGCCGGAGTGATGTACTACCATTGGCGGTACGGCTACCAATACACCTACGGCAACGATAGCGACAGCTACCAGCAATGGGCTTGGGAAAACTACTTCAATCTGGGGCCGGCGCCCCAACGTCCTTGGGACGACTTGGTTGCCGCCGTGAACGCTTTTCTGAATGTGTTGGACAACACCAGCCAGGAAGAACAGGTATCCGTTGCTAGTTATTCGTCCAATTCGACCTTGGACACATGGCTAGAGAAAGACTTTCAGGTGGTTCGCGATACCGTCGACGACCTGTATGTCGGCGGTAACACGGCGATCGGAAAGGGAATGGAATCCGGCATCACCGCTCTGTTGGCAAGTGCCGCGCGACCTTACGCATCCAAAACGATGGTGGTCATGACCGACGGCATGCATAACAGCGGCATCGATCCCGAAACCGTTACCACCAATCTGGTCGGTCAGTACAACCTTACGATCCATACCGTCACGTTTGGCTCGGGTGCCGATCAAGCCAAGATGAAGCGTGTCGCCAATAAAGGCGGTGGCAAGCACTACCACGCTTCGTCAGGTGCCGAGCTAGTCGCAATCTTTGAAGAGATTGCCAACAACCTACCAACCATCATTACTGAATAATCGAAATGTCAACCGCCATCGACCTTGCCGATCAACAATCGGTTTCTGCACCGTCGCCACGGCAGCACGAAAAACACGCTCCACGCGATGTCCCTCGCGCAGCCCCGAAGAAGGCAAACGCGCTGAAGATCCTTTCCATCGTTTGCTCGATCGGAATGCTCGTTTGGACGTTCGCGTCTGTATTGTCCGGCGGCGTGACATCGAAACCTGTGGAAATCGAAACCGCTGCGCCGATCGATCCCGTGACGCAGGTGACCCATCAACAATCCAACTCGTCCGCTTTCTATAGCGCCGCAGTTGCTTTGGATGCTGAATTCATGCGAAACCTGCGAACCGGCCAGGAAGATTACGACTCCGCAGTGATGCCCGGGATTGAACAGTCTCGCCAACACTGGGAACAGTACCGCAATCATATCCAACGGGAAATCGATGCTCTTGCAGAGGCTCCCGTCGGATCGCTGGAATGGCAATATCGCGAGCAACTGATCGCCAACAGCAGCGATGGCCCGCTGTAGAATCAAACGACCAGCGGTTAAGCGGCTGCCGAAGAATCGGGGAAAGAACGTTGTAAAAAAACGTTGGCGACTAGGTTTTCTGGCAAAATCCTCGACACCACCCCCGGAAATTCGAACCGAGCCGGAGCACTCGGAAGAGGGTGCGCTTTCAAGACAGGTGCCGTCAATTATGATAGGTCCAACCTTGTCCTCCACCCCATTTCCATCAAGTGCGTGCGAATGTCGATCAAGATCCTGGATCGCCGAAATCTTCCTGTGCATCGCACCGCCCGCGTGAACAGTTTGTGGTCACGTCCCGGCTTGGCTCGCACGGTGTGCTTGCTGGCAATCGGGATCGGATGCGTCGGTGGAATCGGAGCCACCCCAGGCGTCGCCCAGCAGGATCCGTTTGGTTCACCGGCGATGGATGGTGGCGGGCTGTTTGCGGATCCTGGCAACGCGGCCAAGCCTAGCGACGACGACGACATCCTGGCCGAGGATCCCGTTAAGAAACAGCTGCTGGAACAGGCTCGGCGGGGGGACGAACAGCTTGCCGCGTCGATCGCCAGCCTTGCCAGAACCGGCCGCTGGGCCGAGGTCGACGAACTGCTGAAGAGCATTTCCAATCGCAAGTACTCGCAGGCCGCAGCAGCATCCATGGCCACCCAAATTGGACCGGCCGTCTTCTTCCAAATCAAACAGCAGGCGGATGTTAGCGACGAAGCCAAGGCCAGCCTGGATCGGTTGGGGGCGGCACTGATCGCCCAAAATACCGGGGCGGACCGGCTGGTGCAGGCAATCAAGCGTCTGGATAGCCCGTCGAAAGATCAGCGTCTGGCCGCTGCCCGCGTCTTGCTTCATGGTGGCGAAGCGGCCATCGGACAGTTAGCCGCCGCCGCGGTTGCCGAACGATCCGCTGAATCACGCAGCCGAATTTTGCAAACGATGTCGCGGTTGGGCGACGGCGGAATGGATGCGTTGCAGCAGTTGGCAGCCTACGGGACCGCGGACGTACGATCCCGAGCGATCGAATCGCTAAGCCAGTGGGATGCCGACGCAAACATTGTGTTCTTTGCCGTCGCGCTGCACGCGATCGATTCCACCGATCAGGAACGACAGGCTGCGACCGCGGCTTTCGCGAAACTGAATTCGGGAATCCCCAGCGTCGACCTGGCGATCCAGATCGCTTATCGCGACTTGCAGGACCAAGCAGCCTCCGCAACCGCCACCGACAATGACGATGCAACGACGACCATCTGGACGATCAAACCGGAACGCACCGGCGTAACCGCTCAAACCTCTCGCACCATGCTGGCGGCCTACCGCGACGCCGCCGACGCGGCTCTGCGACTGCGTCGAATGGACATTGCCAGTGCTGCAAACGCACCCTGGATCCAAGCTGACATACTATCTAGCAGTTTGGCCTATCGGGTTTTGATCGACCCGGATTGGGGTGACCCTGAACAGATCGAAGAGGTCCTGCAGTTGGTCGGCGGGGTCGACGAATCCATCATCCTGACCGCGATTCAGCGTGCCGCCGGTCAGGAATTGGCGGCGACCGGTGGCACCGATCCGCACGCCCCCAACGCTAGAAAGGGCATTGAAACCGCAGCCATGATCGGACTGATCCGGTTGGCCGGATCGCCGCATTCGCAACTGCAGCCCGACCGTCTGCTTCGATCCAACGGCGGGCGACCAAGCATTTTGGTCCAGCAGGCTTCGTCATCGACGCCTCTGATTCGTTACGAAGCGGCTCAATTGGTCTCTGAATTGGCCGACGGATCAGCCTATCCAGGCAGCAGCCGCGTCCAACGCACCTTGGTCGAAATGACTCGCTTGGGCGACCGCCCCTCGGCAATCATCGTCGAAACTCGGCCGAACTATATCGCTCACTTCGAGCGGCTAATCGACAGCATGGGTTGGACACCGGTCACGGTCGGCAGTGTCGGCGCCCTCCAGCGCGCGATCGATCAGGGCGGCGACCTGCGAATGATTTTGTCGAAAACGCTCTTGTCGGACATGTCGCCGATCGAAATGGTCGACGTCGTCCGCCGCGCCAGCAATGGCGGCGAAGTGCCTTTGCTGTTCTTTGACGATCAAGGGTCCTCGGTTCAAGACATGGGTGTGACGCTGGGCCAATCCCGATGGTCAGCCCCTATGGCGTTGATCGACGCACCAGTATCGGTTCAGGCGTTCGATGGCATCCTTACCGACGTCCAAATGAAGCGGCGATTGCCGGCTTTGTCCGTGCTGGACCGCCAACGATTTCGCGTGGTCGCACAGAAACGACTGGCCAGCGGCGAGAACGAATGAGCCCCTGATCGACCCTGCGATCGACGAATCGAGTTCCCTACCGCAGCGACGCTGATACCGCTATCGTTTAACGATAACTTGATGTTGAAAAAGCGTCGGCCGGGGGATGGAAACCAAGCGAAGCCAGGTGGTGATTCGTCTGACACCGTTTGCCTGCCCCGATCAACGCCTATCATCGATCCGAACGGATCACCCAAACCTCGGCGTGATCCAAGACAAGCTCCCCATCGATACCAATTCCCGCAATCTTCATGGCGATCCTTGGCATTTCCTCCGGCGGTTCGGGATCAGGCAAATCCCAGAGCCCTCCGATTTCTGGAATCATCGGCACATCGCCGGCGATGCAGGAGGTGTACCGAATCACTCGTCGGGTGGCGGCCAGCAATGCGTCGGTATTGATTCTGGGCGAAACCGGCGTGGGCAAGGAACTGATCGCCAGCGCGGTCCATCGACTTAGCCGCCGCAGCGGCGGCCCATTCGTCCGCGTGAATTGTGGTGCCCTGAGCGAAAGTTTGCTGGAAAGCGAACTGTTCGGGCACGTTCGCGGTGCGTTCACCGGCGCCGTTGCCAACCGAACCGGCCGATTCGAAGCCGCCCACGGCGGCACCGTGTTCCTGGACGAAATCAACAGCACGTCGCTGACCCTGCAAGTCAAACTGTTAAGGGTTCTGCAAGAAAAAGAATTCGAACGCGTAGGTGACACCAGCACCCTTAGCACCGATGCGAGGATCGTCGCGGCCAGCAACCGTAACCTGATGACCGAGGTTCGTGCGGAACGTTTTCGCGAAGACTTGTATTGGCGTCTGAACGTGGTGCCGATCGAGATCCCCTCGCTGCGTCAACGCCGCGAGGATATTCCCGCGCTGGTATCGTTTTTCTTAGAACACTACAACGAGGTCAACGACCGTTACGTCGTCCACATGGGGCCCGGCGTGATCGAAGCGATGCAAAGCTATCACTGGCCCGGCAACGTGCGCGAGTTACAAAACTACATCGAACGCGCCGTCGTGATGGCCGAGACCGACGAACTGACGTTGGATGTGTTGCCCGCCTGCGTCCGCGGCGAAACTGAATCCGAAGCGGGAGGCCCCGAAGTCGCCGAGGATTTTGATTCGCTGGCCAAAGCACTAGTCACTCGCGGCCTGACCGAAGTCGGGCCGGCTGCCGGTGAAGTTCACGTCACCATCGTCGAACACATCGAAAGAGAACTGATCGCGCAAGTGTTGACGCAGTGCGCCGGCGTGCAAACCAAAGCGGCAACCCGATTGGGGATCAACCGCAACACGTTGCATAAAAAGATCAAAGACTACGGACTTGGCGACGACGCTGGCTAGACCTGCTAGACCGCGATCGCGGCGCCCCGATCGGAACGATTCAGTAACCGCCGATTCAACTGGCCGATCCCGATCCCAGCCAATGTGAAAAACACGACCGATTCAGGCCGAATCGGCCCCATGAACGATACGCCCAACTGGGCCCAGCCCAGAAACCAGACGGCGACGACCGCCACGATCGCAAAGATGCGGCGCTGGAACGTGGATCCGGATCGCAGCGGCAGCATCGCGAAAAACAGATGGCAAAGGGCGAATAGGAAAATCATCAGCCCGATCGCACCGGTCGACACCAAGATCTGCAACAACAAATTGTGCGCCGTGTAGTTGTGGGTTTGATGCCAAACGTACAGCGAACCGGTTTCGCTGGTCACAAAGTACCCGTGACCAACCAACATCGCTTTTTCGTATTCTTGCCAAATCGCGGTCCACAGTTCGGCGCGTCCCGACATCCCTCGGATCTGATCGCCCGACTGGCCCCGCGATACATATTGGGTTCCCACATCGGCGGTTGCTGAAATCAGTTTGAACCCTGGATCCATCGCCAACATCAACACCGCGATCATCGCTGCGGCCAATAGCGTCATCGCTCGACCACGATTGCTGCTGTACCAAAACAACACTGCACCGATGGTCACAATCGCCATACCGATCGCAGTCCGGCTGTTGGAAAGCAGCAACACGCTGCCATGCACTACGAGGCTTGGCAGGATCAACCGGGAAGCCCAGGGAATACGTCCGATCCGTTGGCACAAGACCGGCAGCAGCAACCCCAACGATGCGGTCGCACCGGCCGCCGTCGGGTGAATCAGACCATCGCCCCCGGTATGAATCCGACCGCGGTCCAAACCGGACACCTCGGGGCTGATCGCATAAGCGACCAACACCACAGCGTTGGAAATCAACAGCACCCAGTTCAGGTGTTTCAAAATCGAAAGCGCGCGTTTGTTGTCTGCCGAAACGATAGCGACCAAGGTGGCATAGAACAGCATCGCGACCAGACTTCCCGATTGCGCAATCGTGACCGATCGAAGCGGCGACCAAATCACACTGACCAACGTCCAAACCAAAAAGGCGTAGAACGGCATCAACGGATCGATTGACCGACGCAGGGCAGTCCAGGAACCGGCAGAGATGATCAGCCAAGCACCGCCAAAACAAGCCCAGGCCAGAATCAGCAGTTTTGCGCTGTCCAACGGTTCCCAGTGCGTCGCCTGAGACGTGGTCGGCATGGTGAATGCCATGGCCGCCAGCAGCCACATCGAAATCTTGATGAAGCCAAAGATTCGCCGCTGCAACGTCGGGTCATCGATCCCGTTGTCGACAATCAAAGCGGATCGCATGTGCGGTGGCGTCGCCGCGGCGTTGCCGGAAAACCAACGAGAGGACATGAGTGGTCGCCTACGAATCCGACGACGTCATCGACGCGACGGTCGCGATGTCATCGGGTTCATAATGCGGCGATACCGGGGCACCCACGTCAGGGCCGTCGCTGCGTTTTTCGAACTTCCAGTCTCGATGGGTCCGTCGTGCAGACCGGGTATCCCGATGACCAGAGGAACGCACCTCTGCCAGCACAGGCAGGCTAATCGCTGCGGCACAGGCTGCGAACAGTCCAGCAATCGCACACAATGCCTTGTTCGGCGTGACCGGTCGGTGTTCCAGCGAAGCCGGTTGGACCACATTGACGCTGGTCAGTTTCTGATCCGATAGGACTTCGTCCAACCGAGCCTGTTCTAGTTTCTCGGCATGTCGGAGATAGCGTTCTTCTAGAATCTGGACATCGTTGGACACCGCTAAAATGGATTGTTCGTTGCGATTCAGTTCGATCGCTTCCTGCTGCAATGCGTCACGCTTTTGCTGCAGTGCTTTTTGTTTTTCCTGCAGACCACTCAGCGTCGCAATGTCCAGCATCTTGTATTCCACCAATTGCTGATGCGCGGGGTTCACCGACCGCGTGACTTCTTTGCGTTCGCCGGTCAATTCAGCCACGATTTTGGCGGCGTCGGCCAACTGCCCTTCGATGGCAACCAACTTGGGATGCCCCGGTCGATATTTGCTTCGCAGATCCTTTTCCAAGACTTCCAATTCGAACAACTGTGTCCGCATCTGATCACGGCCCTCGTTGGCGATCCCGGTGACCTCTTCGGTGATCGTTTCGTCAAAGTTGCGAAGCAGATCGTCGTAGGAACCCAAGCGAGACTTGGTCGATGCGATTTCACCCTCGGTATCAATCAGATTGTCGCGGACTTTGGAAAGTTGAGCCTCCAACAATTTCTGTTGCCCTTCGATCGTGACCAGGTTCGAATCGTTTTTCGCGTCCAACAATTCGACGCGAGCGAGATCCAACTGATCACGCAGCATTTCGCCCTGTTGTTCAAAGAAGGCATAGGTGCCGGCCGAGTGATTCACTTTGGCGTGGTGGGCGACATAGCTGTCGACCCATGCTGCGACGACCTGTTGTGCCACATCGGGCGAATCGGTTTCGTAGTGGACCGAAACCACACTGGATTCAGTGGCCGAACCGATTTCGACACCACGTTGCAGTTTGGTCAACGCAGCCTCGCGTGCCGGCACAGGATCGATCGATGCAATGCGTCCGCGAATTTGTTCGGCAGAACCACGGACCCATTGGGGCATCCAGGACGGTGGTGCCGCGTCGACTTCATCGCCGCTTTCACCGCTTAGGACAGTGTCCACGCCGACTTTGTCGATCACATGTTCCAGGACCTCGCGACTATGCATCACGCCGATCGCCGACTGAATTTCGTTCGCTCGCGTGTGGTGCAAACTGATCGTTTCACCAACGGCGCCGGCGGTAGGATCCAACGACACGCTTTCGCGCCCGATGCGTAGCATCAATTTGGATTCCGACCGGTAGGCTCGCGGAGCAAACAGAATCACCAACACGGTCAGTCCCATGACCGATGCGAATGCAGCTAGCGACAGAAACCAGTGGCGTTTGATCGCATAGGTCCACTGATCAAGAGAATTTGGCATCGAGGCAACTGGCTTATGGGGGGAAATCGTTGTGCCGACCGAATTTCGGTGGCGCCAATGCATCCCACTTTAACAAGCCTCCCAATAGATAAAACCTTTCAATTCGTCATTCTCCGCCGCGGAATCGTGACGGGCCACCCTTTCAACCCCCAAAATCGCTACCACCCGGATGATCGGAATGGGCTTCGTCCGGGCACCGGCGGCCCTACAAAACCCGCCATCCAGCGGTGCCAAAACCGGCAAGACGACGAATTTTCCGCCCCTGGCGTGACGAGCCATACCGGTTCAGTAGATGATGGTGGACAGTGCCTGGTCGGAGACTTATTTTCTGCTCAGTCATAAATCGTCGTTCCCGTTGATTGAGGTGTCGAAAAGCTGTGCCGGCTTGGTTCCAATCCCTCCGATTCCGATTGCTGTTGCCAATCGTCGTGGTCTCGCTGATTGCGTCCATCGCCGTGGCTGCCGCCTCGTACGCATTGGGGGATCGCTGGACCGCGGACCAATTGGATTCGCGTTACGAAGCGATCGAAGCCACGTTGTCCGAAGGCAGCTTCCCGGTGAATCGGCAAATCCTGCGTTCACTGGCTCAACTGACCGATACCGACTTGATCGCCGCGCGCAACGACGGCCAGGTGGTCCAGTCATCGCTGGATGATTCGGCATCGCTGAGTGCCAGCCATCTGGCCGACATCATGGACCAGGGACCTCAACCACCCACCCGGCGAGTGATCACGATCGGCGACCATCGATTTCGATACGGATGGTTCCGGCGAAAATCCAACGTCAGCCGTTACGGCGATGATGGCCCCGTGGTGGTCGTGCTGTTTAACGACGAAAAAGTTCGCTCGGCTAGCCTGCGTGCCGCTGGACTTCCCTTGGCGACCGGGCTGTCGACGGTCGTCCTATTGGGGTCGATCATGCTAGGACTGACCGGTCGGTTGGTGCGACGACTTTCGATGTTACGCCGACAGGTGGACCGCGTCGCCGAAGGGCACTTTGACGCCAAAGTCCCGTTGGGCGAACAGGACGAAATTGCGATGCTGGGGATCGCGGTTTCGCGAATGGCCCATCAGTTGTCACAGATGTGGCAATCCATCCATCGACAACAGGGACAAAAACTGCTGCACCAAGTCGCCGGAGGATTGGCCCACCAACTGCGCAACAGTTTGACGGGAGCGACGATGGCCATACAAATC
Protein-coding regions in this window:
- a CDS encoding sensor histidine kinase, whose amino-acid sequence is MLLPIVVVSLIASIAVAAASYALGDRWTADQLDSRYEAIEATLSEGSFPVNRQILRSLAQLTDTDLIAARNDGQVVQSSLDDSASLSASHLADIMDQGPQPPTRRVITIGDHRFRYGWFRRKSNVSRYGDDGPVVVVLFNDEKVRSASLRAAGLPLATGLSTVVLLGSIMLGLTGRLVRRLSMLRRQVDRVAEGHFDAKVPLGEQDEIAMLGIAVSRMAHQLSQMWQSIHRQQGQKLLHQVAGGLAHQLRNSLTGATMAIQIHQRECPAAKNAAPDESLNVALNQLAQTEAHVRRLLQVASGKQEADQRQSVADCLDDIRPTLDATASHWRKKLDWQITGDVAGSWVADGPSLASAIANLVLNAIEAAESVQVRVTCGDTIQVDVIDDGPGPTPQVADNVFEPFVTSKPEGLGLGLPLVARSARRLGGSVEWTRENDRTRFTLVAEITPPSESAPPSSSSTPSP